One window from the genome of Montipora foliosa isolate CH-2021 chromosome 5, ASM3666993v2, whole genome shotgun sequence encodes:
- the LOC138002390 gene encoding uncharacterized protein: MANIIEKYLTKRRNQSSNSTEGENDSPHKKKAKNQGTSDEEEEEASVDEVLAVLNMSESVSEMLNQILEKLQKLDKIESSLDNIEGKLQNLESRTQRLEESESTATQELNDLKEGLKNVKMESMENKQGANMGNLSQKIKELEEQAKSLHDKNLYLEAYSRRENAKFMNIQETRRGADQREDTEGTLRRFLE, translated from the coding sequence ATGGCCAATATTATAGAAAAGTATCTTACGAAGCGCCGAAACCAGTCATCGAACTCGACAGAGGGTGAGAATGACTCTCCGCacaagaaaaaggcaaaaaatcAAGGCACGagcgacgaagaagaagaagaagctagCGTGGATGAAGTCTTGGCAGTACTGAACATGTCGGAGAGTGTGAGCGAAATGTTAAATCAAATTCTAGAGAAGCTTCAGAAACTTGATAAAATAGAAAGTTCTTTGGACAATATTGAAGGCAAGTTACAGAATTTAGAATCAAGGACACAGCGACTTGAAGAATCTGAAAGTACAGCCACACAAGAATTAAATGATTTGAAGGAAGGATTAAAGAATGTCAAAATGGAGTCTATGGAAAACAAGCAAGGGGCAAACATGGGAAATTTGAGTCAAAAGataaaagaacttgaagaacAAGCGAAGAGTCTGCACGATAAAAATCTATATTTAGAAGCCTACTCGAGGCGTGAGAACGCTAAGTTTATGAACATACAAGAGACAAGAAGAGGGGCGGATCAGAGGGAAGATACAGAGGGAACACTCCGTCGCTTCTTAGAATAA
- the LOC138002391 gene encoding uncharacterized protein, with product MDTQIRVSMRGRQFWKTQNWQPVSFAERSTGSVGRPRFEMSKDRLEYLVKYELKTPDVAEALGVSISTIKRRLREFNISIRATLTEISDDDLGSVVRRIHTEFPNAGYRRVVSLHRIKVAQRRVRESMQRTDADGMAIRWLSITPRAVYCVSCPLALWHIDGNHKLIRWRIVIHGGVDGYTRIPLYLKANTSNSSDTVLNLFRQAVHEYGLLSRDEIQEYRIHIDGPFPDDHGDDTSVVEVPSTLNPLEQIHYRRMCTAIDPLRPSDCHGIDIYMEVLSFIMAHVAL from the exons atggaTACACAGATCCGTGTATCCATGCGGGGG CGTCAGTTTTGGAAGACGCAAAATTGGCAGCCTGTATCCTTTGCTGAACGTTCTACGGGATCGGTTGGTCGTCCCAGGTTCGAAATGAGCAAAGATCGGCTTGAGTACTTAGTCAAATACGAACTGAAAACTCCAGATGTTGCCGAGGCTCTTGGTGTAAGCATCAGTACCATTAAAAGGCGACTGCGAGAGTTCAATATTTCAATTCGAGCAACTCTGACTGAAATATCCGATGATGATCTCGGTTCTGTTGTGAGAAGAATCCACACCGAGTTCCCAAATGCTGGGTACAGAAGAGTGGTGTCCCTACACCgcattaaggtggctcaaaggAGAGTTCGTGAGTCAATGCAAAGGACTGATGCAGATGGCATGGCCATTAGATGGCTGTCAATTACCCCCAGAGCGGTGTATTGTGTAAGTTGCCCATTGGCTTTATGGCACATCGATGGAAACCATAAACTGATTAG atggAGAATTGTCATTCATGGAGGAGTGGATGGTTACACCAGAATCCCTCTATATCTCAAGGCTAACACAAGCAATTCCTCTGATACAGTCCTAAATTTATTTCGACAGGCCGTTCACGAGTATGGACTTCTATCCAGG GATGAAATTCAAGAGTATCGAATCCACATAGATGGTCCATTTCCAGATGACCATGGCGATGACACAAGTGTTGTTGAAGTTCCAAGTACGTTAAACCCATTGGAGCAAATTCATTACCGAAGGATGTGTACTGCAATAGATCCATTAAGGCCAAGTGACTGTCATGGCATTGACATCTACATGGAGGTTTTATCCTTCATCATGGCACATGTGGCCTTATGA
- the LOC138002392 gene encoding uncharacterized protein has translation MTEGHQNIDCHYYVTAMSTENRVAFSNLYSGASAADKCTLYSDRNLVNRRNVKGDVTAAANACRRFFQLEVEARVIAAAIELLGMTSLEDEMPTKNVLPNPDGATSDAKKAYLRRIATLVVDKLTADGRFMCRAPGCRRTFAHDGKLRRDHEAGHRPPVCEKFVKEAIKKLGPSATRKSLDRICHSVNVTSDLMLNFDNAMSVFKRSGRHVQKSVKGDLTKIVNELTTQKAFHHTPGRKYQHYANIKPSILSGFNMQKMFHWIEEHKKRMILHRRAR, from the exons ATGACAGAGGGACATCAAAATATTGATTGCCATTATTATGTCACAGCAATGAGCACAGAGAACAGG GTTGCTTTTTCCAATCTCTACAGTGGTGCCTCAGCAGCTGACAAGTGCACCTTGTATAGCGACAGAAACCTGGTGAACCGTAGGAATGTCAAGGGGGATGTCACTGCAGCAGCAAATGCCTGTCGTAGGTTCTTCCAGCTGGAGGTGGAGGCGCGCGTCATTGCTGCAGCCATTGAACTCCTTGGCATGACCAGTTTGGAGGACGAGATGCCGACCAAGAACGTACTACCCAATCCTGATGGTGCAACAAGTGATGCCAAAAAGGCCTACTTGAGACGAATAGCCACACTGGTTGTCGACA AGCTTACAGCAGATGGCAGGTTCATGTGCAGGGCCCCTGGTTGCAGAAGGACTTTTGCACATGATGGTAAACTGAGGAGAGACCATGAAGCAGGCCACAGACCCCCTGTTTGTGAAAAGTTTGTGAAAGAGGCCATAAAGAAGCTTGGTCCTAGTGCCACAAGGAAATCCCTAGATAGAATTTGCCATTCTGTTAATGTAACATCTGACCTCATGTTAAACTTTGACAATGCCATGTCTGTCTTCAAAAGATCAGGTAGACATGTTCAGAAGTCTGTGAAAGGAGATCTTACCAAGATTGTGAATGAGCTTACAACACAGAAAGCATTCCATCACACGCCAGGCAGGAAGTACCAGCATTATGCTAATATAAAGCCCAGCATTTTGAGTGGTTTCAATATGCAGAAAATGTTCCACTGGATAGAGGAACACAAGAAACGTATGATTTTACACAGGCGTGCTCgttag
- the LOC138002393 gene encoding uncharacterized protein: protein MRGNTPRTLIYCQTRKQCSVLFRMFEVFLGHGIFQGTIKPQNRIVEMYHAGTSSRVKDHIVDNMASDEGHLRVLISTIAFGMGVNCKKVRHVIHFGPSKSMEMYVQESGRAGRDGLPSTCVLLHNGLLSAHCDKDMKHYVSTSECRRKVLINHFGFEHDSVNHAQSGVHQHTCCDICAEMCKCGRGNCPDLWTPHKDTDNIPELADGESVSDTTRQRRVVSSAARKMLQNKLLEYHKGLSNQVDVDSMVTCPNVFLEFNSFHINQIVRNCHSIFSLRDVSEVVEICRQKYAVAILNILSDIFGDIVTTSELPAVEDEAIHEHDSILSEWGQLRDDSSLNLMLNTRDLENCGSFSDVLDDQDDSHNLELHSENSECLN, encoded by the coding sequence ATGCGTGGAAATACTCCAAGAACTTTGATTTACTGTCAGACAAGGAAACAGTGTTCTGTTTTATTTCGCATGTTTGAAGTTTTCCTTGGACATGGCATCTTTCAAGGAACCATCAAACCACAAAATAGGATTGTTGAGATGTACCATGCTGGTACCTCATCACGAGTAAAAGACCACATTGTTGACAATATGGCCAGCGATGAGGGACACCTTCGAGTACTCATTTCAACAATTGCATTTGGAATGGGAGTCAATTGTAAAAAGGTTAGACACGTAATACATTTTGGTCCCTCCAAATCAATGGAGATGTATGTTCAGGAGAGTGGACGTGCTGGGAGAGATGGGCTGCCAAGCACTTGTGTGCTTTTACACAATGGTTTGCTGTCTGCACACTGTGATAAAGACATGAAACATTATGTAAGTACCAGTGAATGTCGTCGAAAGGTACTGATTAACCATTTTGGGTTTGAACATGATAGTGTTAACCATGCCCAGTCTGGTGTTCATCAACACACATGTTGTGACATCTGTGCTGAAATGTGCAAGTGTGGAAGAGGCAACTGTCCTGATTTATGGACCCCCCACAAAGACACAGACAACATTCCAGAACTAGCAGATGGTGAGTCTGTCAGTGATACAACCAGACAGAGAAGAGTGGTTTCTTCTGCAGCAAGgaaaatgttgcaaaataagCTCCTAGAATACCACAAAGGATTGTCTAATCAGGTTGATGTCGACTCAATGGTCACatgcccaaatgtttttcttgagTTTAACTCCTTTCACATCAATCAAATTGTACGAAATTGCCACTCGATTTTCAGCTTAAGGGACGTGTCTGAGGTTGTTGAAATTTGCAGACAGAAGTATGCTGTTGCCATTCTTAATATACTTAGTGACATTTTTGGAGACATTGTCACAACTTCAGAACTTCCAGCTGTAGAAGATGAAGCTATTCATGAACATGATTCCATCCTGTCTGAATGGGGACAATTGCGGGATGATTCATCGCTGAATCTTATGCTTAATACTCGTGATTTGGAGAACTGTGGTTCTTTCTCTGACGTATTAGATGACCAAGATGATTCACATAATTTGGAATTGCATTCTGAGAATTCTGAATGTTTAAACTAG